A genome region from Deltaproteobacteria bacterium includes the following:
- a CDS encoding CRISPR-associated protein Csx11: MSSTYPAGQANNNEGRLEKNANAILFIELAALLHDIGKLSKGFLRYRREWQGEKGLPDPHADKFLENHETFKALIPKEFKDITLKLYSTSFDEIDFSIQKAVDEHDEPDKQDEQDVMKVIKAADKNDSAIDRNNPLYSAEQKTGQIFRSNVFGNECGSPDRVVDMDSQDGYRKKLYKDLAPLLSDYLSPKKDHFTAGQRWNILKSVHSAFIHGLSDTCRPQNDTTLWDHSYAVASIAKVLTVHNLFCDKKDIIDDFQKVKYDIWGIGWDGLKFLSYGQKIGDITARKKIINLIKNQIREIVEHQYPVGNTVYEDDNGIYFVVPANFIPVAEGDDEKQENKYGDLHGILQKEIAKAVWEASDCEIQPQFAWQSNCTQLTDIVKVIGSINKKTQFRFSSDIGFLEKLKGSVEFKKGEEVCSICRLRPADREKSQGEKKICGICDRRRGEEAKKNRDEVGIKQTIFIDEIVDQYQRAALIVAKFDLDQWLNGKMLHTLFVTEARGIEKEIKTLNKIEKFKGEKEKQARKKLQDILYNYDRITADIDAILNKEENSEYVSFLYTHGRNFQKDKKNEKKKALETLIDNRCGEALGPICKYNVINAKSPTPSTILDVWQTTRNFFKTSIINDIKEKSGMIRRNRVTLACRAAVGGTFEAELIRDVQTERIEVLLTSGGSQADLIVSIDKLESIDNILKKPKEAIIRITDKSWDNPDQSELKIQANTAKPYFRYRVITASPCLFMAIVPADQAVKISQDIYKHYQEQFGKVTGRLPFSVGNIFFRRRMPMFVVLDSAKRMLNNFKRFSAYEAIRDFTVKEKTEKKDGRFDIRVVPSENNDKEFSYHVPARLGNCKMDYYHAYALLHPGNTASDRKGFFKTIVGDVVPYSELEKGDKLHLYPNYYDFLYLDSNQKRHEIFRSAHETNLYFMEELEQKFVRLWDNLTTGSGLSGITQTKLKNLEALWLSKYQLWGGDHPMFKKLVETSLDKEFIAMTNENKELMIETLKNGLFFRMMELQHTILKKRVRDDKEINNDKTV; the protein is encoded by the coding sequence ATGAGCAGTACATATCCGGCAGGCCAGGCCAATAATAACGAAGGCCGCCTGGAAAAGAATGCGAATGCAATCCTGTTTATCGAACTGGCGGCGCTTCTCCATGATATCGGAAAATTGAGTAAAGGGTTCTTGAGGTATCGCCGGGAATGGCAGGGGGAAAAAGGTCTCCCGGACCCTCATGCCGATAAATTTCTTGAAAATCATGAGACATTTAAGGCGTTAATTCCAAAAGAGTTTAAAGATATTACCCTGAAACTATATTCCACCTCATTCGATGAGATAGACTTCTCTATTCAAAAAGCCGTTGATGAGCATGATGAACCGGATAAACAGGATGAACAGGATGTCATGAAAGTCATAAAGGCCGCGGACAAAAATGATAGCGCCATTGACCGTAATAATCCTCTCTATTCAGCGGAGCAGAAGACCGGACAGATATTCAGGTCCAATGTATTCGGCAACGAGTGCGGCAGCCCTGACCGTGTAGTTGATATGGACAGTCAGGATGGGTACAGGAAGAAACTTTATAAGGATCTCGCCCCCCTTCTCTCAGATTATCTTTCTCCTAAAAAAGACCATTTCACCGCAGGCCAGAGGTGGAACATATTGAAATCAGTGCACTCCGCCTTTATTCATGGTCTTTCCGACACATGCAGACCCCAGAATGATACAACCCTCTGGGACCATTCCTATGCGGTAGCCTCCATCGCCAAGGTGCTGACGGTCCATAATCTTTTCTGTGATAAAAAAGATATTATTGATGATTTTCAGAAGGTGAAATACGACATATGGGGAATTGGGTGGGATGGTTTGAAATTTCTCTCTTATGGGCAAAAAATAGGGGATATCACTGCCCGGAAAAAGATCATCAACCTGATAAAAAACCAAATTAGGGAGATTGTTGAACATCAGTACCCTGTGGGTAACACTGTTTATGAAGATGATAACGGCATCTATTTTGTTGTACCGGCAAATTTTATACCTGTTGCAGAAGGAGATGATGAGAAGCAGGAAAATAAATATGGTGATTTGCACGGCATTCTTCAAAAGGAAATTGCCAAGGCGGTTTGGGAAGCCTCTGATTGCGAGATTCAGCCGCAGTTTGCTTGGCAGTCAAACTGCACGCAACTTACTGATATTGTCAAGGTTATTGGCTCAATAAACAAAAAAACGCAATTCCGTTTTTCGTCCGATATCGGATTTCTGGAAAAACTGAAAGGGTCTGTAGAATTTAAAAAGGGCGAGGAGGTATGTTCCATCTGCCGTTTACGTCCTGCTGACAGGGAAAAATCCCAGGGTGAAAAAAAGATATGCGGCATCTGTGACAGAAGACGGGGAGAAGAGGCCAAAAAAAACAGGGATGAAGTTGGTATAAAACAAACCATTTTTATCGACGAGATTGTTGACCAATACCAGCGCGCTGCCCTTATTGTGGCCAAGTTTGATCTTGACCAGTGGCTTAATGGAAAGATGCTCCATACCCTTTTTGTCACTGAGGCCCGCGGTATTGAAAAGGAAATAAAGACCCTGAATAAAATCGAGAAGTTTAAGGGCGAGAAAGAAAAACAGGCAAGAAAGAAACTACAAGACATTTTGTATAACTACGACAGGATAACTGCGGACATTGATGCTATACTGAATAAGGAAGAAAATTCAGAGTATGTTTCGTTTCTCTATACCCATGGCCGTAACTTTCAAAAAGATAAAAAAAATGAAAAAAAGAAGGCGCTTGAAACCCTGATAGATAACAGATGCGGGGAAGCACTGGGTCCAATCTGCAAGTATAACGTCATCAACGCCAAGAGTCCGACCCCGTCAACTATTCTCGATGTTTGGCAAACAACCCGGAATTTTTTCAAAACATCCATAATAAATGATATTAAAGAAAAGAGCGGCATGATCAGGCGTAACAGGGTTACCCTTGCCTGCAGGGCTGCCGTTGGAGGTACCTTTGAGGCGGAGTTGATCCGCGATGTACAGACGGAAAGGATTGAGGTCTTGCTCACCTCCGGTGGTAGTCAGGCTGATCTGATTGTTTCAATAGATAAACTCGAGTCAATAGACAATATTCTGAAGAAACCTAAAGAGGCAATCATCAGAATTACTGACAAAAGTTGGGATAATCCAGATCAAAGTGAACTGAAGATTCAGGCAAATACTGCAAAACCATATTTCCGTTACAGGGTCATTACAGCCTCCCCCTGTCTGTTTATGGCGATTGTCCCGGCCGATCAGGCCGTCAAGATCAGCCAGGACATCTATAAACACTATCAGGAACAATTCGGCAAGGTGACCGGCAGGTTGCCCTTTAGTGTTGGGAATATCTTCTTCAGACGGCGGATGCCCATGTTTGTCGTCCTGGATTCGGCCAAGAGAATGCTCAATAATTTCAAAAGATTTTCAGCATATGAAGCAATACGGGATTTTACCGTTAAAGAAAAAACTGAAAAAAAGGACGGAAGATTCGATATACGGGTTGTTCCCTCTGAAAACAATGACAAAGAGTTCAGCTACCATGTCCCTGCCAGGCTGGGGAACTGTAAAATGGATTACTATCACGCTTACGCACTGCTTCATCCAGGTAATACCGCGTCCGACAGGAAAGGTTTTTTCAAAACGATTGTCGGTGATGTCGTGCCTTATTCCGAACTTGAAAAAGGCGATAAGCTGCACCTTTATCCCAATTATTATGATTTTTTATACCTTGACTCAAACCAGAAGCGACATGAAATTTTCAGATCAGCCCATGAAACAAATTTGTATTTCATGGAGGAACTTGAACAGAAATTTGTCAGGCTCTGGGACAACTTGACTACGGGAAGTGGACTTTCGGGAATAACGCAGACAAAATTGAAAAACCTCGAAGCGCTGTGGTTGAGCAAATATCAATTATGGGGCGGAGATCATCCCATGTTTAAAAAGCTTGTCGAGACGTCTCTGGATAAAGAATTTATTGCCATGACTAATGAAAATAAAGAGTTAATGATTGAGACACTAAAAAACGGTTTGTTTTTCAGGATGATGGAACTTCAGCACACCATACTCAAAAAGAGAGTGCGTGATGATAAGGAGATTAACAATGACAAAACCGTATGA
- a CDS encoding type III-B CRISPR module RAMP protein Cmr4 produces MTKPYDKKQYFVLTMDPVHVGTGGYRLGHVDNTIIRECGSNLPKIPGSSLNGVLRAYAAMVVQGDTKVEPQRNEKGLWSIDCKKYQKMTYLRPAYEFLENGHNIINIDKNGQPLIKKDKNNNDIYYSCAGKGIGDGEGHCGQHDCPVCTAFGFSRSDKGSFQGLVQFYDSRILLFPVYTSAGTFWLTSPSLLEDADIKFHVENITENRFVSTIEASSLYLGGIEFEKDPDKSPDLSLSETIPKAIRERTVIVTDSNCSRLINDNLEVRTSVAIDPATGAADDGALFTYEAIPRSTVMWFDVVYNRPEFFRIDNKTLGFDIKELRQTIEKSMGLLEALGIGGMNTRGMGRVRVLNLEVSET; encoded by the coding sequence ATGACAAAACCGTATGACAAAAAACAGTATTTTGTCTTGACCATGGATCCGGTTCATGTCGGCACAGGCGGCTATAGACTCGGCCATGTCGATAACACGATCATACGAGAATGCGGCTCAAATCTGCCGAAAATTCCAGGCTCCAGTCTCAATGGGGTGCTGCGGGCCTATGCCGCAATGGTGGTCCAGGGAGACACTAAAGTTGAACCGCAGCGGAATGAAAAGGGGTTGTGGTCTATTGACTGTAAAAAATATCAAAAAATGACCTACTTGAGACCTGCCTATGAGTTTCTAGAAAACGGCCATAACATCATTAATATAGATAAAAATGGGCAGCCACTGATCAAAAAAGATAAAAATAACAATGATATTTACTATAGCTGTGCAGGGAAAGGCATAGGTGACGGCGAAGGTCATTGCGGACAACATGATTGTCCGGTCTGCACGGCTTTTGGCTTTTCAAGGAGTGACAAGGGGAGTTTCCAGGGTCTTGTTCAGTTCTATGATTCGAGAATTCTTCTTTTCCCCGTTTATACATCGGCAGGTACCTTCTGGCTCACCAGTCCGTCCCTTCTGGAGGACGCCGATATTAAATTCCATGTTGAAAACATAACCGAAAACAGGTTCGTCAGTACCATAGAGGCATCTTCATTATATCTTGGCGGAATTGAATTCGAAAAAGACCCAGATAAAAGCCCTGACCTATCATTATCTGAAACCATACCAAAGGCCATTCGGGAAAGGACAGTTATAGTCACAGACAGTAATTGCTCAAGGTTGATCAACGATAATCTCGAAGTCAGGACCTCTGTGGCAATCGATCCAGCCACCGGGGCGGCAGACGACGGCGCACTCTTTACCTATGAAGCCATTCCCCGGTCAACGGTCATGTGGTTTGATGTCGTTTACAATAGACCTGAATTTTTCCGGATAGATAATAAAACGCTCGGGTTTGATATTAAAGAACTTCGGCAAACCATTGAAAAAAGCATGGGTCTGCTGGAAGCCCTGGGAATCGGCGGCATGAATACCAGAGGCATGGGTCGTGTGCGCGTGTTGAACCTGGAGGTGAGCGAGACATGA